A window of Halobacillus naozhouensis genomic DNA:
ATTCTCGTACACAGTCATTCTCGGGAAAAGCTTTCGATCTTCGGCACATTGGACGATGCCAGCCTGCACGATTCGTTCAGGAGATTTCCCCCCTATAGCAGTCCCCTCAAATTCAATGCTTCCTGCGCTAGGCTTCTCAAGGCCGCTAATCGCTTTAAACGTCGTACTTTTTCCGGCACCATTTGACCCTAGTAAAACAACCAGTTCACCATTCCCTACTTCTATATCTACCTCCTGGATCGCTGCGTAACTGCCATACTTGACAGATAACCCTGAGAGTTTAAGCACTCGCATCCCCTCCTAAATACGCTTCGATCACAGCCTGATTACTCATAATCTCCTCAGCCGTACCTTCTGCGATCTTTTCCCCGTAATTCAAAACCATAATATGATCAGCCAGTTTCATAATCATTTTCATCTTGTGCTCGATCAAACAAACCGTGATGCCCCGAGCTGCCATCTTATTCATGAGTTCGGCAAGCCCCTCTGTTTCTTCCGGATTAATCCCGGCTGCCGGTTCGTCAAGAAATACCACTTCCGGGTCGGTAGCAAGTGCGAGGGCAAAGGCCACCCGCTTTTTTTCCTCTTGAGTAATGCTTCCAGCCAGTTGATCTGCTACCTGCGTTAACCCGACGAACTCTAGAACTTCCATCGCCTTGTCGCGGCACCTTTGTTCTTCTCGTTTATACCGTTTCGTCCGTAAAATCGCATCGAACAATGTTGAGTTTGTTCGTAAACG
This region includes:
- a CDS encoding ABC transporter ATP-binding protein — its product is MFLETKQLTKQFGGLVAVNQVDFSIEKGKINAIIGPNGAGKSTFFNLISGTHSPSSGQVLYNDKDITKLPPNKIAELGVARTFQTTNLFEQSTVIDNVIVGHRLRTNSTLFDAILRTKRYKREEQRCRDKAMEVLEFVGLTQVADQLAGSITQEEKKRVAFALALATDPEVVFLDEPAAGINPEETEGLAELMNKMAARGITVCLIEHKMKMIMKLADHIMVLNYGEKIAEGTAEEIMSNQAVIEAYLGGDASA